One genomic segment of Spirochaetales bacterium includes these proteins:
- a CDS encoding response regulator transcription factor, which yields MAETEKILIIEDDHEIADVIRIHLEDAGYTTERCSDGSSGLEKALAGPYDCIILDLMLPGMDGLAVCRRIREKDPRTPILMLTAKSNEIDRVLGLEIGADDYLTKPFSVRELVARVRALLRRVRTDRETACEPDGNGIVRFGGFVCDFDKRKVTLNGKKIELTVKEFDLLALFIRNPGRAFSRSDLLRLVWGYQYKGYDHTVNSHINRLRAKIEKDPAHPDYLKTVWGIGYRFSEAGEIE from the coding sequence ATGGCTGAAACCGAAAAAATCCTTATTATAGAAGACGACCACGAGATCGCCGATGTCATCAGGATCCACCTCGAGGACGCGGGGTACACGACGGAACGGTGCTCCGACGGCTCAAGCGGCCTCGAAAAGGCCCTCGCAGGACCCTATGACTGTATTATCCTCGATCTCATGCTTCCCGGAATGGACGGCCTCGCCGTGTGCAGGCGCATTCGCGAGAAGGATCCGCGCACACCGATTCTCATGCTCACGGCAAAATCGAACGAGATCGACCGGGTGCTGGGACTCGAAATCGGGGCTGACGATTACCTGACAAAACCCTTCAGCGTCCGCGAACTGGTCGCGCGGGTCAGGGCCCTGCTCCGCCGCGTCAGAACGGACAGGGAGACCGCCTGCGAACCGGATGGGAACGGGATCGTCAGGTTCGGCGGTTTCGTGTGCGATTTCGACAAACGGAAAGTGACCCTCAACGGTAAAAAAATCGAATTGACCGTCAAGGAGTTCGATCTTCTCGCCCTTTTTATCCGGAATCCGGGCAGGGCCTTCAGCCGTTCGGACCTGCTCCGGCTTGTCTGGGGATACCAGTATAAAGGCTACGATCATACGGTCAATTCCCATATCAACAGACTCCGGGCGAAGATAGAAAAAGATCCAGCGCATCCGGACTACCTGAAAACCGTATGGGGTATCGGGTACCGTTTTTCCGAAGCAGGGGAAATCGAATGA